A DNA window from Helianthus annuus cultivar XRQ/B chromosome 15, HanXRQr2.0-SUNRISE, whole genome shotgun sequence contains the following coding sequences:
- the LOC110910728 gene encoding uncharacterized protein LOC110910728 — protein sequence MHRLGQNRENLYEKEHIIQTGHGSVSVIVYGDQEKPPLITYPHLALNHMLCFQGLFFCPEAASLLLHNFCIYHISPPGDENFFVASGLLGDRGSLTLTFPGPSATLELWRSSSEFCAIRSNLIRNSWVWVWYNRFRVNFNRTRLAKRVVFGSNPTDSWVTFNPFIF from the exons ATGCACAGATTAGGGCAAAATCGTGAGAATCTATACGAGAAG GAACATATTATTCAAACCGGCCATGGGTCCGTGTCTGTAATCGTGTATGGAGACCAAGAAAAGCCACCCTTAATTACATATCCACATTTAGCTCTAAATC ATATGTTGTGTTTTCAAGGACTATTCTTCTGTCCCGAAGCCGCTTCATTGCTTCTTCATAATTTCTGCATTTATCACATCAGTCCACCTGGAGACGAG AATTTCTTTGTAGCTTCCGGTTTGCTTGGAGACAGAGGGTCTCTCACGTTGACTTTTCCTGGTCCAAGTGCAACACTCGAG CTATGGAGATCATCGTCTGAGTTCTGTGCTATTAGATCAAACCTAATACGAAATTCATGGGTTTGGGTTTGGTATAACCGGTTTCGGGTCAATTTCAATCGAACCCGCttagctaaacgggtcgtgtttgggTCGAATCCAACGGATTCGTGGGTTACCTTTAACCcatttatattttaa
- the LOC110910727 gene encoding acyl-CoA--sterol O-acyltransferase 1, whose translation MEGEVNNLIFVWATALISLYYCNKITNLIAPGTKRLSAFVPVICIFFYLPIRLTTVHLAGTTSFFITWLANFKLILFAFDKGPLYSNPPLPVSKFILTACVPIKLRSKDGGSKSGSKSPINYSLKFVVFLLLLKVYNYEEYLHPLVKMALFCVHIYVVLDVGLAMVAYAARAVVGFELEPQFDEPYLATSLQDFWGKRWNLMVTGILHPTVYLPVRSISGRYLTKKWAPFPAVMATFIVSGLMHELIFYYIGRLKPTGEVTWFFVIHGLLAGVEVVGKRMLGGRLRVPAVVSGPLALGLVVSTSFWLFFPPFLRCNTEVRSCKEFMAFLELVVRRRFVAPNDVSCPYY comes from the exons atGGAGGGTGAGGTTAACAACTTAATATTTGTATGGGCAACAGCCCTGATCTCCCTTTACTACTGCAACAAGATCACCAACTTGATCGCACCCGGGACAAAGCGCCTAAGCGCTTTCGTCCCAGTAATATGCATCTTCTTCTATCTCCCGATTCGTCTCACCACGGTCCATCTCGCTGGCACAACCTCCTTCTTCATCACCTGGCTTGCCAACTTTAAACTTATTCTTTTCGCCTTCGATAAAGGCCCGTTGTATTCGAACCCGCCTCTTCCTGTGTCTAAATTCATCCTTACTGCTTGTGTACCGATAAAACTGCGATCTAAAGACGGAGGTTCTAAGTCGGGAAGCAAGTCGCCGATCAATTACTCGCTTAAGTTTGTGGTGTTTCTTTTGTTGCTTAAGGTGTATAATTATGAGGAGTACTTGCATCCTCTTGTTAAGATGGCTTTGTTTTGTGTTCATATTTATGTGGTGTTGGATGTGGGATTGGCTATGGTTGCTTATGCGGCTCGAGCTGTCGTTGGATTTGAGCTCGAGCCGCAGTTTGATGAGCCGTACCTGGCTACATCCCTACAGGATTTTTGGGGAAAGAGGTGGAATCTTATGGTCACAG GTATACTGCATCCTACGGTGTACCTGCCCGTCCGGTCAATCTCGGGCAGGTATTTGACCAAAAAGTGGGCCCCATTTCCCGCGGTTATGGCAACATTCATTGTATCCGGGTTGATGCACgaattaatattttattacatTGGGCGATTGAAGCCCACGGGGGAAGTCACGTGGTTCTTCGTGATCCATGGTTTGTTGGCGGGGGTGGAGGTGGTGGGGAAAAGGATGTTGGGTGGGAGATTGCGTGTGCCAGCGGTTGTTTCGGGTCCGTTGGCGTTGGGATTGGTGGTTTCCACCAGCTTCTGGTTGTTTTTTCCGCCGTTCTTGCGGTGCAATACGGAAGTCCGGTCGTGTAAAGAGTTCATGGCATTTTTGGAACTTGTGGTTCGTCGACGATTTGTTGCCCCAAATGACGTTTCTTGCCCGTACTATTGA
- the LOC110914790 gene encoding uncharacterized protein LOC110914790, with protein sequence MGSKILMCLVLLSLIMSSRSLGCSSDYGGDCRSCISNAMSRDCPKCFPIMRCMARCLWSNNPKSKCVKQCDCNVGSYPRLLDCKSCLSRCKCNCGAY encoded by the coding sequence ATGGGATCAAAAATATTGATGTGCTTGGTGCTACTAAGTCTAATCATGAGTTCTCGGAGTCTCGGGTGCTCAAGCGACTACGGCGGAGATTGCAGGAGCTGTATCTCGAACGCAATGAGTAGAGATTGCCCAAAGTGTTTCCCGATAATGAGGTGCATGGCGCGATGCTTGTGGAGTAACAACCCAAAGTCCAAGTGTGTGAAACAGTGCGATTGCAACGTTGGTTCTTATCCAAGGCTTTTGGATTGTAAGAGTTGCTTGTCTCGTTGTAAATGTAATTGTGGTGCCTACTAA
- the LOC110910725 gene encoding formin-like protein 20: MFHTAFVRSGVLNLSCDEVDVMWDARDQMQKNFKAKVCFLDADALPSIITTKGEFDDKNGTESPTHEECLKVEEIFSNAVDEQKIKVDAENGDIVLKEGPVPESEVDAFEDYEPDDGNKKPENRILVWYEDARWSQQ, translated from the exons ATGTTTCACACAGCATTTGTGCGAAGTGGCGTACTCAATTTGAGTTGTGATGAAGTTGATGTTATGTGGGATGCAAGAGACCAGATGCAAAAGAACTTTAAAGCAAAG GTATGTTTTTTGGATGCTGATGCTCTACCATCTATAATCACCACAAAAGGAGAATTTGACGACAAGAATGGGACCGAAAGTCCTACACATGAAGAGTGTTTAAAGGTCGAAGAGATTTTTAGTAATGCGGTTGATGAGCAAAAAATTAAGGTGGATGCTGAAAATGGTGATATAGTCTTGAAGGAAGGACCTGTACCAGAATCCGAAGTTGATGCATTTGAAGACTATGAACCAGATGATGGGAACAAAAAACCTGAAAACAGGATTTTAGTTTGGTATGAAGATGCACGGTGGTCGCAACAATGA